A single Lactuca sativa cultivar Salinas chromosome 8, Lsat_Salinas_v11, whole genome shotgun sequence DNA region contains:
- the LOC111896757 gene encoding U-box domain-containing protein 13, whose amino-acid sequence MAEEGEKGGLIQKLIAIVNEISAISDYQYTVKKLFSNLARRLKLLTPLFEEIRDIKEPLSDDSHQALVSLMEAMESAKELLRIGSEGSKIYLVLERDQIMTRYQEVTARLEQDLSGISFDNLDISDEVKEQVELVLAQFRRAKGRIDPPDVELYEDLSSLYNKNINVEEDPAVLNRLAEKLHLTEITDLTHESIALHEMVTITGDPEETVEKMSSLLKRIKDFVQTETHDPKVETSHLPSCTQGTVVKNLKNSIIPDDFRCPISLELMKDPVIVSTGQTYERTCIEKWLEQGHSTCPKTQQKLTSTALIPNYVLRSLIAQWCETNGMEPPKRAKQSASACTPAERSMIENLLRKLNSISPDDQRTAAGEIRLLAKRNADNRVAVAEAGAIPLLTHLLTAPDSRTQEHAVTALLNLSICEDNKGSIVSSGAVPGIVQVLRKGSMEARENAAATLFSLSVIDENKVTIGSLGAIPPLVLLLSEGTQRGKKDAATALFNLCIYQGNKGRAVRAGVVPMLMELLTEAHGGMKDEALAILAILSSHPEGKLAIGKAEAVPVLVEVIGSGSPRNKENAAAVLVHLCSGDQKYLVEAQELGVMGKLMDLLHHGTDRGKRKAGQLLEKITRLVKQKLLAPGDHLPTEAHPQLPSNS is encoded by the exons ATGGCGGAAGAAGGAGAGAAAGGTGGACTGATTCAGAAATTGATTGCTATTGTAAACGAGATATCTGCAATCTCTGACTACCAGTATACAGTGAAGAAGCTTTTCTCTAATCTAGCTAGGAGGTTAAAGCTCTTAACTCCACTATTTGAAGAAATCCGTGATATTAAGGAGCCACTCTCTGATGATTCTCATCAAGCCTTGGTTTCGTTAATGGAGGCTATGGAATCTGCTAAGGAATTACTTCGAATCGGGAGTGAAGGCAGCAAGATATATTTG GTCTTGGAGAGAGATCAAATCATGACTAGATATCAGGAAGTTACAGCTCGATTGGAACAAGATCTGAGTGGAATTTCTTTTGATAATCTTGACATCTCAGATGAAGTAAAAGAACAGGTTGAGCTTGTTCTTGCTCAATTCAGAAGAGCAAAAGGAAGAATCGATCCACCAGATGTTGAACTATATGAAGATCTCTCCTCTCTTTACAACAAAAACATCAATGTTGAAGAAGATCCAGCTGTCTTAAACCGATTGGCTGAAAAACTACACCTAACAGAAATAACCGACCTTACACACGAATCAATAGCATTACACGAAATGGTAACCATAACTGGAGATCCAGAAGAAACTGTAGAAAAAATGTCATCACTACTAAAACGCATCAAAGATTTCGTACAAACAGAAACTCATGATCCAAAAGTAGAAACTTCTCATCTTCCAAGTTGCACACAAGGAACAGTAGTCAAAAATCTCAAGAACAGCATCATACCGGATGATTTCCGTTGCCCTATATCACTCGAGTTAATGAAAGATCCTGTCATCGTCTCCACAGGACAG aCGTATGAGCGAACATGTATAGAGAAATGGCTGGAACAAGGCCACAGCACATGTCCCAAAACGCAACAAAAGTTAACCAGTACTGCACTCATACCAAACTACGTATTACGGAGCTTAATAGCTCAATGGTGTGAAACAAACGGAATGGAGCCACCAAAACGAGCCAAACAGTCGGCTTCCGCTTGCACACCGGCGGAGCGTTCCATGATCGAAAACCTCCTCCGTAAACTTAACTCCATCAGCCCCGATGACCAGAGAACCGCCGCCGGAGAAATCCGCCTCCTCGCAAAACGTAACGCCGACAACCGCGTAGCCGTGGCGGAGGCTGGTGCGATCCCGCTACTGACTCACCTCCTCACAGCGCCCGATTCCCGGACGCAAGAACACGCGGTGACCGCTCTTCTTAACCTCTCGATTTGTGAAGACAACAAAGGGAGTATCGTGTCCTCCGGCGCTGTCCCGGGGATTGTTCAGGTGTTACGGAAAGGTAGCATGGAAGCGCGGGAGAATGCGGCGGCGACGCTGTTTAGTCTCTCTGTAATCGACGAAAACAAGGTGACGATAGGTTCGTTAGGAGCGATTCCGCCTCTTGTGTTGTTGTTGAGTGAAGGCACACAGAGAGGGAAGAAGGACGCTGCGACGGCGTTGTTTAATTTATGTATTTATCAGGGGAATAAAGGGAGGGCGGTTAGGGCGGGGGTAGTTCCGATGTTGATGGAGCTTTTGACGGAGGCACACGGCGGGATGAAGGATGAGGCGTTGGCGATTTTGGCGATCCTATCGAGCCATCCGGAAGGGAAATTGGCGATAGGGAAAGCGGAGGCGGTGCCGGTTTTGGTTGAGGTTATCGGAAGTGGATCTCCGAGGAATAAAGAGAACGCAGCGGCGGTTTTGGTCCACCTTTGTTCCGGTGATCAGAAGTATTTGGTGGAGGCTCAAGAGCTTGGGGTTATGGGGAAATTGATGGATTTGTTACATCATGGGACTGATAGAGGGAAGAGAAAAGCTGGACAGTTACTGGAAAAGATTACAAGATTAGTAAAACAGAAACTGTTGGCTCCGGGAGACCACTTGCCGACGGAAGCTCATCCGCAATTACCTTCTAATAGCTGA